One genomic region from Rhizomicrobium palustre encodes:
- a CDS encoding DUF1501 domain-containing protein, with translation MIDRRSLLSSMAALGLTSTLTTNAAFAAVPGDRRLVVVILRGALDGLAAVPAYGDPDYASLRGSLALSKTGANALLDLDGFFGLHPALVNFKAYYDAKQLAVFHNVCTPYRDRSHFDGQNVLEGGGLTPNMMHDGWLNRALVAMGGKKGVEALAVAPTPPLVLSGKARASSWMPDTLPEPDDAYFTRVAALYGNDKLLGPSLQSAMALRAQSKSAMDDPSNKNKPKADLMPLFQGAGRLLAMQDGPRIAVLDPSGWDTHVNEGAGDGQLARRLSTLDSAIDAMKIALGPAWKQTVVVVATEFGRTVKVNGSLGTDHGTGGAAFVLGGAVSGGAIHAEWVGLKPDALKDGRDLPARSDLRSLFKSVLAEHMGVSRAALNGSVFPDSGTVKPIKGLVA, from the coding sequence ATGATCGACCGCCGCAGTCTTCTCTCTTCCATGGCCGCTTTGGGCCTGACTTCCACGCTGACCACCAACGCCGCCTTCGCTGCGGTGCCAGGGGATCGCCGCCTTGTGGTGGTGATCTTGCGCGGCGCCTTGGATGGGCTCGCCGCCGTGCCTGCTTATGGCGATCCCGATTACGCGAGCTTACGCGGCAGCCTTGCACTGTCGAAAACGGGCGCCAATGCGCTGCTCGATCTTGATGGCTTCTTTGGTCTGCATCCGGCACTGGTCAATTTCAAAGCCTATTACGATGCCAAACAGCTTGCGGTGTTTCACAACGTCTGCACGCCCTATCGCGACCGCTCGCATTTCGACGGCCAGAATGTACTCGAGGGCGGCGGGCTCACGCCGAATATGATGCATGATGGCTGGCTCAATCGCGCTTTGGTCGCGATGGGCGGCAAGAAGGGCGTGGAAGCGCTTGCGGTGGCGCCGACGCCGCCTTTGGTCCTAAGTGGCAAGGCCCGCGCTTCAAGTTGGATGCCGGATACATTGCCGGAACCCGATGATGCCTATTTCACCCGCGTCGCGGCGCTTTATGGCAATGACAAACTTCTGGGCCCGTCGCTTCAAAGTGCGATGGCGCTGCGGGCGCAATCGAAATCCGCCATGGATGATCCCTCCAACAAGAACAAGCCCAAGGCTGATCTCATGCCGCTTTTCCAAGGTGCTGGCCGCTTGCTCGCCATGCAAGATGGTCCGCGTATCGCGGTGCTCGATCCTTCTGGCTGGGACACCCATGTCAATGAAGGCGCGGGCGATGGGCAATTGGCGCGGCGGCTTTCGACGCTGGACAGCGCCATTGATGCGATGAAGATCGCGCTGGGACCGGCCTGGAAACAGACGGTTGTTGTGGTTGCTACCGAATTTGGCCGTACCGTGAAGGTCAATGGCTCGCTCGGCACCGATCACGGCACCGGCGGCGCGGCTTTTGTGCTGGGCGGCGCGGTTTCCGGCGGCGCTATCCACGCCGAATGGGTGGGGCTCAAGCCCGATGCCTTGAAAGACGGCCGCGATCTGCCTGCGCGAAGTGATTTGCGTTCGCTGTTCAAAAGCGTTCTCGCCGAACATATGGGTGTGTCGCGTGCCGCGCTGAATGGTTCGGTTTTCCCCGACAGCGGCACCGTGAAGCCGATCAAGGGGCTGGTGGCGTAG
- a CDS encoding DUF1800 domain-containing protein: MSLEGALAVHRFGLGARAGEIASASNDPKAWLLAQLGPADQPTPVLPGSALLRTGQVVADEREFHAQEKLLRAQRKNGQVDDEALKALNKTRYDKIQGELAARFALGFKTERPFAERLVWFWTNHFGVSSANGDCTPYLGSFEREVIRPNIAGKFETMVVAAMRHPAMLYYLNNVQSIGPNSPVGLRSKRGLNENLGRELMELFTLGVDGGYTQSDVIAMAKLLTGFGVDNDGNDTHPISDDGFRFYANRHEPSDVVLRGKTYKSGEEGTIAAITDLARDPSTAHHIAVKFATAFLSDKPTPGMIRRLEENFKQTGGDLRALAETAISDPHAFAPGLVKVRSPVEYVTAAYRLLDIPKAGMKPDQATGLVRSAMGVTRLMGEFPMSAPSPKGWPLESDAWSGPDAVLTRIEWARQIGQRIPPAADVVALAAQGLGPLMSEMTSTGILRASSKAEAVALLIASPEFQRR, from the coding sequence ATGTCTCTTGAAGGTGCTCTTGCAGTTCATCGATTCGGACTAGGCGCGCGCGCGGGTGAAATCGCGTCCGCCTCCAACGATCCCAAAGCCTGGCTCTTGGCCCAGCTTGGCCCCGCCGATCAGCCCACCCCTGTTTTGCCTGGCAGCGCGCTTTTGCGCACGGGGCAGGTGGTAGCCGATGAGCGGGAATTCCACGCGCAGGAAAAGCTGCTGCGGGCGCAGCGCAAAAACGGGCAGGTGGATGACGAGGCGCTGAAGGCGCTCAACAAAACCCGCTACGACAAGATTCAAGGCGAACTCGCGGCCCGCTTTGCGCTTGGTTTCAAGACCGAGCGGCCTTTTGCGGAACGGCTGGTTTGGTTCTGGACCAATCATTTTGGCGTCTCGAGCGCCAATGGCGATTGCACGCCTTATCTCGGTTCTTTTGAACGCGAGGTGATCCGCCCCAATATAGCAGGCAAGTTCGAGACCATGGTGGTCGCGGCCATGCGCCATCCCGCCATGCTCTATTATCTCAACAACGTCCAATCCATCGGGCCGAATTCGCCAGTGGGCCTGCGCAGCAAGCGGGGTCTCAACGAAAATCTTGGCCGCGAGCTGATGGAGCTTTTCACCCTCGGGGTCGATGGTGGCTATACGCAAAGCGATGTCATCGCCATGGCGAAGCTTCTGACTGGCTTCGGTGTTGATAATGATGGCAACGATACGCATCCGATCAGCGATGACGGCTTCCGTTTCTATGCCAATCGCCATGAGCCGAGCGATGTGGTGTTGCGCGGCAAGACTTATAAATCCGGCGAAGAGGGCACCATTGCCGCCATCACCGATCTGGCGCGCGATCCTTCCACTGCCCATCATATCGCGGTGAAATTCGCCACCGCCTTTCTTTCCGATAAGCCAACGCCGGGCATGATCAGAAGGCTGGAGGAGAATTTCAAACAGACCGGCGGCGATCTGCGCGCGCTGGCCGAAACTGCGATCAGCGATCCACATGCCTTTGCGCCCGGCCTCGTGAAAGTGCGCAGCCCCGTCGAATACGTCACTGCCGCGTATCGTTTGCTCGATATTCCGAAAGCTGGAATGAAGCCGGATCAAGCCACGGGCTTGGTGCGCAGCGCCATGGGCGTAACGCGGCTGATGGGCGAGTTTCCCATGTCGGCGCCATCGCCCAAAGGCTGGCCGCTCGAAAGCGATGCCTGGTCGGGGCCGGATGCGGTGCTCACCCGCATCGAATGGGCGCGTCAGATCGGCCAGCGCATTCCCCCCGCCGCCGATGTCGTGGCGCTTGCTGCCCAAGGTCTTGGACCCTTGATGAGCGAGATGACTTCCACCGGCATTTTGCGCGCCTCCTCTAAGGCCGAGGCAGTCGCCTTGCTTATTGCCAGCCCCGAATTTCAGAGAAGGTGA
- the purM gene encoding phosphoribosylformylglycinamidine cyclo-ligase, whose product MADETKPITYKDAGVDIDAGEALVERIGPAAKATRRPGADAELGGFGGLFDLKAAGFKDPVLVASTDGVGTKLKIAIETGIYENIGQDLVAMCVNDLVVQGAEPLFFLDYYATGKLKVDAAAKVVEGIARACKESGCALIGGETAEMPGLYAPNDFDLAGFSVGAAERGTILPKKAEMAAGDVIIGVASTGVHSNGFSLVRRVVERLGLSYDSCATFENPKTLGEALLTPTALYVKGALAAMKAGTVKGFAHITGGGITENVPRCLPDGLDAEIDLSSWTPKPVFGWLARAAALGDAEMLRTFNCGIGLIAVVTPSDAQAVVDAFASVGQSASVIGKLISGSGEGKVVPVGKLKL is encoded by the coding sequence ATGGCCGACGAGACCAAACCCATCACCTATAAGGATGCAGGCGTCGATATCGATGCCGGCGAAGCGCTGGTGGAGCGCATTGGTCCGGCCGCCAAGGCCACGCGCCGTCCGGGTGCGGATGCGGAGCTCGGCGGGTTCGGCGGGCTTTTCGATCTGAAGGCCGCGGGCTTCAAGGACCCGGTGCTGGTCGCCTCCACCGACGGTGTCGGCACCAAGCTGAAAATCGCCATCGAAACGGGCATTTACGAGAATATCGGCCAGGATCTCGTGGCCATGTGCGTCAACGACCTCGTGGTCCAGGGCGCAGAGCCGTTGTTTTTCCTCGACTATTACGCGACCGGCAAGCTCAAGGTCGATGCCGCCGCCAAGGTGGTGGAAGGCATCGCGCGCGCTTGCAAGGAGTCCGGCTGCGCCCTGATCGGCGGCGAAACGGCGGAAATGCCCGGCCTCTACGCCCCTAATGATTTCGACCTCGCAGGCTTTTCGGTCGGCGCGGCGGAGCGCGGCACCATCCTGCCGAAGAAGGCGGAGATGGCGGCGGGCGATGTGATCATTGGCGTTGCCTCCACCGGCGTGCATTCCAACGGCTTCTCGCTGGTGCGCCGGGTGGTGGAGCGGCTTGGCCTCTCCTACGATTCCTGCGCCACCTTCGAAAATCCCAAGACCCTGGGCGAGGCTCTTCTCACCCCCACCGCGCTCTATGTGAAGGGCGCGCTGGCCGCGATGAAGGCGGGCACGGTGAAGGGCTTTGCCCATATCACCGGCGGCGGCATCACCGAGAATGTGCCGCGCTGCCTGCCCGATGGCCTTGATGCTGAAATCGATCTTTCAAGCTGGACGCCGAAGCCGGTCTTCGGCTGGCTCGCCCGCGCGGCGGCCCTTGGCGATGCCGAGATGCTGCGCACCTTCAATTGCGGCATCGGCCTGATCGCCGTGGTGACGCCTTCCGATGCGCAAGCCGTGGTGGACGCCTTCGCCAGCGTCGGCCAGAGCGCTTCGGTGATCGGCAAGCTCATCTCCGGGTCTGGCGAAGGCAAGGTCGTTCCAGTCGGAAAGCTGAAACTATGA
- the purN gene encoding phosphoribosylglycinamide formyltransferase produces MKKRVAILISGRGSNMRSLIAAAAAPDSPVEIALVVSNIGSAAGIQFAAEAGIATEIVPHKAFNSREAFDRAVSAHLEETRIDIVCLAGFMRILSDWFATRWMGKLINIHPSLLPLFKGTHVHEQALQAGVRVSGCTVHFVVPELDAGPIIAQAVVPVETGDTPDTLAARVLVEEHKLYPAALRMLAEGKVRLEADRAVFG; encoded by the coding sequence ATGAAGAAGCGCGTCGCCATCCTCATTTCAGGCCGCGGCTCGAATATGCGCTCCCTGATTGCGGCGGCGGCGGCACCGGATTCTCCGGTCGAGATCGCGCTGGTGGTCTCCAATATCGGCTCGGCAGCGGGCATTCAGTTCGCGGCGGAAGCGGGCATCGCCACCGAAATCGTGCCCCATAAGGCATTCAATAGCCGCGAGGCCTTCGATCGCGCCGTCAGCGCGCATTTGGAAGAAACCCGCATCGATATCGTCTGCCTGGCGGGCTTCATGCGCATTCTGTCGGATTGGTTCGCCACCCGCTGGATGGGCAAACTGATCAATATCCACCCTTCGCTTCTGCCGCTCTTCAAAGGCACGCATGTGCATGAGCAGGCTCTGCAGGCGGGCGTGCGCGTGTCGGGCTGCACGGTGCATTTCGTGGTGCCCGAACTCGATGCCGGGCCGATCATCGCGCAGGCGGTCGTGCCGGTCGAAACCGGCGACACCCCCGACACCCTCGCCGCCCGCGTGCTGGTCGAGGAGCACAAGCTTTATCCCGCAGCCTTACGCATGCTCGCTGAAGGCAAAGTACGCCTCGAAGCCGATCGCGCGGTGTTTGGGTAA
- a CDS encoding GIY-YIG nuclease family protein yields the protein MDNMRRKELIRAAKEATPRQGIFAVRCGVTGTVWVAKCTDLDKRKAGLWFQLGMGGFPGKSLQAAFSAHGEAAFAFVELEEVRDENELLLPQLLKEREGHWRKELDAEALV from the coding sequence ATGGATAATATGCGCAGGAAGGAGCTTATCCGCGCTGCTAAGGAAGCCACACCGCGCCAGGGAATTTTCGCGGTGCGCTGTGGTGTGACCGGCACGGTCTGGGTCGCCAAATGTACCGATCTTGATAAGCGCAAGGCGGGGCTGTGGTTTCAGCTCGGCATGGGCGGCTTTCCGGGCAAAAGCTTGCAAGCCGCGTTCAGTGCGCATGGCGAAGCGGCGTTTGCTTTTGTGGAGCTGGAAGAGGTGCGCGACGAGAACGAGCTTCTCCTGCCGCAGCTTCTGAAAGAACGCGAAGGCCATTGGCGCAAAGAGCTGGACGCTGAAGCGCTGGTGTGA
- a CDS encoding SDR family oxidoreductase, with the protein MNGKTVVITGGTSGIGEVAAIRLSEMGAKLVLVAREESRALATLAKLKGEGHSYHLADLSSLASVKHLASEIRSAHESIDVLINNAGGYFDTRQVTVDGLERTFAVNHMAYFVLTAGLFLNFKPGARIISTASDAHRMAKIDWDDLQSTTAYKGFTVYSNTKLMNILFTLELAKKLEGLGVAAFALHPGFVNTRFADNNDSGFAKFFQFLKKWIAITPEEGAKTIVHLVTTPGIENLSGSYWAKCKPSKPRKAAQNEADAKRLWEISERIAHG; encoded by the coding sequence ATGAACGGCAAGACGGTAGTGATCACGGGCGGCACCTCGGGCATTGGCGAGGTGGCTGCGATCCGCCTTTCTGAAATGGGCGCTAAACTCGTGCTGGTGGCGCGGGAGGAATCGCGTGCGCTCGCGACACTCGCCAAGCTGAAAGGCGAGGGCCACAGCTATCATCTCGCCGATCTTTCTTCTCTTGCATCAGTAAAACATCTCGCCAGTGAAATCCGCTCTGCGCATGAAAGCATTGATGTGCTGATCAACAATGCGGGCGGCTATTTCGATACGCGGCAAGTGACGGTGGATGGGCTGGAACGCACGTTTGCCGTCAATCATATGGCTTATTTTGTTTTAACGGCGGGGCTCTTCCTGAATTTCAAACCCGGTGCTCGGATCATCTCCACCGCGTCGGATGCGCATCGTATGGCCAAGATCGATTGGGACGATCTGCAATCCACGACGGCGTATAAGGGTTTCACCGTCTATTCCAACACCAAGCTGATGAATATCCTTTTCACGCTGGAGCTGGCCAAGAAGCTGGAAGGTTTAGGTGTTGCCGCGTTCGCTCTGCATCCGGGCTTCGTCAACACGCGTTTCGCCGATAACAATGACAGCGGTTTTGCGAAATTTTTTCAGTTCCTGAAAAAGTGGATTGCGATCACGCCGGAAGAGGGCGCCAAGACGATTGTGCATCTGGTGACCACGCCCGGCATTGAAAATCTGAGCGGCAGCTATTGGGCTAAATGCAAACCGTCAAAGCCCCGCAAAGCCGCACAAAACGAAGCCGATGCAAAGCGGCTGTGGGAGATATCGGAGAGAATTGCCCATGGATAA
- the ndk gene encoding nucleoside-diphosphate kinase has product MATERTLSIIKPDATRRNLTGKIVARFEEAGLRVVASRRIQLSEAQAKAFYAVHAERPFYNDLVKFMISGPVVVQVLEGENAVAKNREVMGATNPANAAAGTIRKDFAESIEANSVHGSDSAENAANEIKFFFSDLEIVG; this is encoded by the coding sequence ATGGCCACCGAACGCACGCTTTCCATCATCAAGCCGGACGCGACCCGCCGCAACCTGACGGGCAAGATCGTCGCCCGCTTCGAGGAAGCCGGTCTGCGCGTTGTGGCCTCCCGCCGCATCCAGCTCTCCGAAGCCCAGGCGAAGGCCTTCTACGCCGTCCACGCCGAGCGCCCCTTCTACAACGATCTCGTCAAGTTCATGATCTCCGGCCCGGTGGTCGTGCAGGTCCTGGAAGGCGAAAACGCCGTTGCCAAGAACCGTGAAGTCATGGGCGCCACCAACCCGGCCAACGCCGCCGCTGGCACCATCCGCAAGGATTTCGCCGAGTCGATCGAAGCGAACTCCGTCCATGGTTCGGACAGCGCCGAGAACGCCGCCAACGAGATCAAGTTCTTCTTCTCCGATCTCGAAATCGTCGGCTAA
- a CDS encoding ABC-F family ATP-binding cassette domain-containing protein, with the protein MLVIDNVTVRIAGRVILNGATATLPAGRRIGLVGRNGAGKSTLLKVIQGFLHPDDGETSIPKDWRLGALAQEAPSGPMSLIDTVLAADKERADLLTRAETEKDPHAIADIHARLHTIDAYSAPARAAEILAGLGFGPEEQLRPCSEFSGGWRMRVALAAVLFSAPDLLLLDEPTNYLDLEGVLWLEDFLKRYRGTVLIVSHDRDLLNSAAEFILHLEAGKLTLYTGGYDTFQETRAMKRALDEATAKKVDAQRAHLQSFVDRFRAKASKATQAQSRLKMLERLQKIDLPVDEHVAPIRLPAATEASPPLVVLDNAAVGYDGRQILGGINLRFDPEDRIALLGKNGNGKSTLAKLLAGRLQPMRGEVISAKKLVPGYFAQHQLEELDGNLTPVETLAELRRQWTPQQVRTQLGSFGFSADKALTKVASLSGGERARLMLALVTLDSPNLLILDEPTNHLDIDARNELLKALNDFNGAVVLVSHDRRLLEATADRLLLVADGKVTPFEGDLDDYRKFLLTPDAPVKEAQTEEAPKLTKEEARKEAAERRRRFKPLKDKVDAAEHQIADLTKEIAKLDKALADPLLFVQDPKKGQAVSKQRADAARKLEAAEERWLVLSEEYQEAMGE; encoded by the coding sequence ATGCTGGTTATCGATAATGTGACGGTCCGTATCGCGGGCCGGGTGATCCTGAATGGCGCAACCGCCACCCTGCCCGCCGGGCGCCGCATCGGCCTGGTGGGGCGCAATGGCGCGGGCAAATCCACGCTTTTGAAGGTCATCCAGGGCTTTTTGCACCCCGATGACGGGGAAACCTCCATTCCGAAGGATTGGCGGCTGGGGGCCTTGGCCCAGGAAGCCCCCTCGGGCCCGATGTCGCTGATCGATACCGTGCTGGCCGCCGACAAAGAGCGCGCTGACCTCCTCACCCGGGCCGAGACGGAAAAAGATCCGCACGCCATTGCCGATATCCATGCCCGGCTTCACACGATTGACGCATATTCCGCCCCGGCCCGGGCTGCCGAAATTCTGGCGGGCCTCGGCTTCGGCCCGGAAGAGCAGCTTCGCCCCTGTTCGGAATTTTCCGGTGGCTGGCGCATGCGCGTGGCTCTCGCGGCCGTCTTGTTCTCTGCCCCGGACCTCCTCCTCCTCGACGAGCCGACCAACTACCTCGATTTGGAAGGCGTGTTGTGGCTGGAAGACTTCTTGAAGCGCTATCGCGGCACCGTTCTGATCGTCAGCCATGACCGCGATCTTTTGAACAGCGCTGCCGAATTCATCCTGCATCTCGAGGCTGGCAAGCTGACGCTGTACACCGGCGGCTATGACACTTTCCAAGAAACCCGCGCCATGAAGCGGGCCTTGGATGAAGCCACCGCCAAGAAGGTGGATGCTCAGCGCGCGCATTTGCAAAGCTTTGTTGATCGCTTCCGCGCCAAGGCCAGCAAAGCCACGCAAGCGCAAAGCCGCCTCAAAATGCTGGAGCGTTTGCAGAAGATCGATCTGCCGGTGGACGAGCATGTGGCGCCGATCCGCCTGCCCGCTGCGACCGAAGCTTCGCCGCCGCTGGTGGTGCTCGACAATGCCGCGGTCGGTTATGACGGGCGCCAGATTTTGGGCGGCATCAATCTGCGCTTCGATCCCGAAGACCGCATCGCGCTTTTAGGCAAGAACGGCAACGGCAAATCCACCCTCGCAAAATTGCTGGCGGGGCGGCTGCAGCCCATGCGTGGCGAAGTGATTTCCGCCAAGAAGCTGGTGCCCGGCTATTTCGCGCAGCATCAGCTGGAAGAACTGGACGGCAATCTGACGCCGGTGGAGACACTCGCGGAACTACGCCGCCAATGGACGCCGCAACAGGTGCGCACTCAGCTTGGCAGTTTCGGCTTCTCCGCCGACAAGGCACTGACCAAAGTCGCCTCGCTCTCCGGCGGTGAGCGGGCGCGGCTGATGCTGGCGCTTGTGACGCTCGATAGCCCGAACCTGCTCATCCTCGACGAACCGACCAACCATCTGGATATCGACGCGCGCAACGAGCTTCTGAAAGCGCTGAACGACTTCAACGGCGCAGTGGTGCTGGTCAGCCATGACCGCCGCTTGTTAGAGGCCACCGCCGACCGTTTGCTGCTGGTGGCCGATGGCAAGGTGACGCCGTTCGAGGGCGATCTTGATGATTATCGCAAATTCCTCTTAACGCCCGATGCGCCGGTCAAAGAAGCGCAAACCGAAGAGGCACCCAAGCTGACCAAGGAAGAGGCCCGCAAGGAAGCCGCCGAACGCCGCCGCCGCTTCAAGCCGCTGAAGGACAAGGTGGACGCCGCCGAGCATCAGATCGCCGATCTCACCAAAGAGATTGCCAAACTCGACAAGGCCCTCGCCGATCCGCTGCTGTTTGTGCAGGACCCCAAGAAAGGCCAAGCCGTCTCCAAACAACGCGCCGACGCCGCGCGCAAACTCGAAGCCGCCGAAGAACGCTGGCTGGTCTTAAGCGAGGAATATCAGGAAGCCATGGGGGAATAG
- a CDS encoding LysE/ArgO family amino acid transporter, with protein MNMAVFFSGLLMGLSLIVAIGAQNAFVLRQGLRNRHVFWVCLTCALSDLVLIIAGVTSFGKIAALLPWVSPAMHYIGGAFLFWYGFKSLRAALRSNAALMAAQGEDEGLKKTLIACLAITWLNPHVYLDTVVLLGTISTGFKGAEVSFAAGAVTGSFLFFFALGYGAILLQPVFAKASAWRALDGSITLVMWGIAAKLVAGA; from the coding sequence ATGAACATGGCGGTCTTTTTCTCGGGGCTTTTGATGGGGCTGAGCCTGATCGTGGCCATTGGGGCGCAAAACGCCTTTGTGCTGCGCCAGGGCCTGCGCAATCGCCATGTTTTCTGGGTTTGCCTTACCTGCGCGCTTTCCGATCTGGTGCTGATCATCGCCGGGGTGACGAGCTTCGGCAAAATCGCGGCGCTGCTGCCTTGGGTCAGTCCCGCCATGCATTATATCGGCGGCGCCTTTCTCTTCTGGTATGGCTTCAAAAGCCTGCGCGCAGCGCTCCGCTCCAATGCCGCGCTGATGGCGGCGCAAGGCGAAGATGAGGGGCTGAAGAAGACGCTCATCGCCTGCCTCGCCATCACCTGGCTCAACCCGCATGTCTATCTTGATACGGTGGTGCTGCTCGGCACGATCTCAACCGGCTTCAAGGGTGCCGAGGTCAGTTTCGCGGCGGGGGCGGTGACGGGCTCATTCCTGTTTTTCTTCGCCCTCGGCTATGGCGCGATCCTGTTGCAGCCGGTCTTCGCCAAAGCCAGCGCCTGGCGCGCCCTCGACGGCAGCATCACACTGGTGATGTGGGGCATCGCCGCAAAACTGGTGGCGGGGGCATGA
- a CDS encoding LysR family transcriptional regulator ArgP gives MIDYPAARAVAMVAQTGSFEAAAKALAVTPSAISQRIKQLEDRLGVVLIARGTPCTATRKGAALCRHIEQVGLLEKELAAELPALELNQDRVTLSVATNADSLATWFLKAVAPFGEKSDVLFNIALDDQEHTADWLARGRVVAAVTSFKNPVPGCRVIPLGKLRYHATASPAFVKRYFAKGVTAKTLSEAPGLIFNQKDRLQHRWIRQVLGRAVAFPAHWLPATQSFVDAALLGMGWGMNPALLIREHLATRRLVELAPGAVLDVPLYWQVSRVAADRLSALTQNVVTTARKELLA, from the coding sequence ATGATCGATTATCCCGCCGCCCGCGCCGTCGCCATGGTGGCCCAGACCGGAAGTTTCGAAGCCGCTGCCAAGGCGCTGGCGGTGACGCCGTCGGCCATCTCCCAGCGCATCAAACAGCTTGAGGACCGCTTGGGTGTGGTCCTGATCGCGCGCGGCACGCCTTGCACCGCCACTCGCAAAGGCGCCGCGCTCTGCCGCCATATCGAACAGGTTGGCCTTCTGGAAAAAGAACTCGCCGCCGAACTGCCCGCGCTGGAACTCAACCAGGATCGCGTCACCCTGTCGGTCGCCACCAATGCCGATAGCCTCGCGACCTGGTTCCTCAAAGCCGTGGCGCCGTTTGGAGAAAAAAGCGATGTTCTCTTCAACATCGCGCTGGACGATCAGGAGCACACCGCCGATTGGCTGGCGCGCGGCCGCGTGGTGGCGGCGGTCACCTCGTTCAAAAATCCGGTGCCGGGCTGCCGTGTCATCCCGCTGGGCAAGCTGCGCTATCACGCCACCGCCAGCCCCGCCTTTGTGAAGCGCTATTTCGCCAAAGGCGTCACCGCGAAAACCTTGAGCGAGGCGCCGGGGCTGATCTTCAATCAGAAAGACCGGCTGCAACATCGCTGGATTCGCCAGGTGCTGGGGCGCGCAGTCGCTTTTCCCGCCCATTGGTTGCCCGCAACGCAAAGTTTTGTCGATGCGGCGCTGCTCGGCATGGGCTGGGGCATGAATCCCGCACTGCTTATCCGTGAGCATCTGGCCACGCGGCGACTAGTCGAACTGGCGCCCGGCGCCGTGCTGGATGTTCCGCTCTATTGGCAGGTGAGCCGGGTGGCCGCCGACCGCCTCAGCGCGCTCACCCAAAACGTCGTCACCACAGCGCGAAAGGAATTGCTGGCCTAG